Proteins encoded in a region of the Altererythrobacter ishigakiensis genome:
- a CDS encoding alpha-hydroxy acid oxidase produces MRLSDCHNIDDFRKLAKARLPWPVFDYIDGAADDEQTKARNTAAFDDVDLVPDVLAGVAEIDTSCTIMGRKSALPLMLSPTAVQRAFHHQGETAVAKAAEKFGLWFGISSLATRSIEEIAALTSGPKLFQLYVHKDKGLNQSMIERCQASGFDAMALTVDTIVSGKRERCLRSGFTTPPRFTPSAVWSYATRPRWTLDYIFREKFRLPNLDTHVSEGTGKAVSIAEYFNTMLDTSMDWDTAARIRRDWGGTFCLKGVMSANDARRAVEIGADAIMISNHGGRQLDGSRAPFDQLREIVDTVGGEIEIICDGGVRRGTHALKSVCTGATSASGGRLYLYALAAAGQAGVERAIGILKDEIERGMRLMGVTSVDQLTPERLRWR; encoded by the coding sequence ATGCGTCTTTCCGATTGCCATAACATCGACGACTTCCGGAAACTGGCCAAGGCGCGCTTGCCTTGGCCGGTTTTCGATTACATCGACGGCGCGGCTGACGATGAACAGACCAAGGCGCGCAACACGGCAGCGTTTGATGACGTCGATCTGGTGCCTGATGTGTTGGCTGGCGTAGCTGAGATTGACACCAGCTGCACAATCATGGGCCGCAAAAGCGCCCTACCCCTGATGCTTAGCCCCACAGCGGTGCAACGCGCTTTTCATCATCAGGGTGAAACCGCCGTAGCGAAGGCAGCAGAGAAATTCGGCCTGTGGTTCGGCATATCCAGCCTAGCCACGCGTAGCATCGAAGAGATTGCCGCGCTCACCAGCGGACCAAAGCTGTTTCAGCTCTATGTTCACAAGGACAAGGGGCTGAACCAAAGCATGATCGAACGCTGTCAGGCGTCGGGCTTTGATGCCATGGCACTGACGGTCGACACTATCGTGTCCGGCAAGCGCGAGAGGTGCCTGCGCAGCGGCTTCACTACCCCACCCCGTTTCACCCCATCAGCGGTCTGGAGCTATGCTACTCGGCCGCGCTGGACGCTCGACTATATCTTCCGTGAGAAATTCCGCCTGCCCAATCTCGACACGCATGTGTCCGAGGGAACCGGTAAAGCAGTGAGCATAGCTGAATACTTCAACACCATGCTCGATACCTCGATGGACTGGGATACCGCCGCGCGTATCCGACGGGATTGGGGTGGCACATTTTGCCTCAAGGGCGTGATGAGCGCGAATGATGCGCGGCGTGCAGTCGAGATCGGCGCTGATGCAATCATGATTTCAAACCACGGCGGCAGGCAATTGGACGGCAGCCGAGCGCCATTCGATCAGCTGCGCGAAATCGTAGACACGGTCGGCGGCGAAATCGAAATCATCTGCGACGGCGGCGTGCGGCGGGGGACCCATGCACTAAAATCGGTCTGCACTGGGGCAACCTCAGCATCGGGAGGACGGCTTTATCTCTATGCCCTCGCCGCTGCTGGTCAGGCAGGTGTTGAGCGCGCAATCGGCATCCTGAAAGATGAGATTGAACGCGGAATGCGGCTGATGGGGGTGACTTCGGTCGACCAGCTTACGCCGGAGCGGCTGCGCTGGCGCTAG
- a CDS encoding PaaI family thioesterase — MIDKIDLQQPLYQAMGLVRIVKMDPDGSSTLEYKAREEMCHSGGVVQGGFISGWIDAAMAHAAMARHGDAIVPMSLELKVSFFAPTRPGLVIAEGWVERKGRRTEFYEGHLLAPDGTVLAKATSTILMVDAKKVQAASEAALSGAQTSASAAAPA; from the coding sequence ATGATCGACAAGATAGACCTTCAGCAACCGCTTTATCAGGCGATGGGGCTGGTGCGCATAGTGAAGATGGATCCGGATGGATCATCCACGCTTGAGTACAAAGCGCGTGAGGAGATGTGCCATTCTGGCGGCGTCGTGCAGGGCGGATTTATCTCTGGCTGGATTGATGCAGCGATGGCGCATGCTGCGATGGCGCGTCATGGCGACGCGATCGTGCCGATGTCTCTCGAACTAAAGGTCAGCTTCTTCGCGCCGACCCGACCGGGTCTGGTCATTGCCGAAGGCTGGGTTGAGCGGAAAGGTCGCCGAACTGAATTCTATGAGGGCCATCTGCTGGCACCGGATGGCACTGTGCTGGCTAAGGCAACGAGTACGATCCTGATGGTTGATGCCAAGAAGGTGCAGGCAGCGTCAGAAGCCGCGCTAAGCGGGGCCCAGACTAGCGCCAGCGCAGCCGCTCCGGCGTAA
- a CDS encoding YHS domain-containing (seleno)protein, whose translation MKKLFVALALSTAIAACSAEPAANDASSADSMAVVVDAIPVIADLGGTLDGPIYTKNAGETLALSGYDAVSYFKGDAPVEGSAEYTVRYQGYDYQFANAENAAEFQTDPAKYAPQYGGYCAWAIGANDALAPGDPEVYKIVDGKLYLNFNESVAERWNKDIPGFIASADVNYPTHSPDEHYTTD comes from the coding sequence ATGAAGAAACTCTTTGTGGCGCTTGCGCTTTCAACTGCGATTGCAGCGTGCTCAGCTGAACCGGCTGCCAACGACGCTTCGAGCGCGGACAGCATGGCTGTTGTTGTCGATGCAATCCCGGTGATTGCTGATTTGGGCGGTACGCTCGATGGCCCAATCTATACAAAGAATGCTGGCGAAACTCTCGCGCTGTCCGGCTATGACGCCGTGAGCTATTTCAAAGGCGACGCACCGGTAGAAGGTTCAGCCGAATATACGGTGCGTTATCAAGGCTATGACTATCAGTTTGCGAATGCCGAGAATGCAGCTGAATTTCAGACTGATCCTGCGAAGTATGCCCCGCAGTATGGTGGCTATTGCGCATGGGCGATTGGTGCCAATGATGCGCTCGCTCCGGGCGATCCGGAAGTTTACAAGATCGTCGATGGCAAGCTGTACCTGAACTTTAACGAGAGCGTAGCTGAGCGTTGGAACAAGGACATCCCAGGCTTCATCGCAAGCGCAGACGTCAATTATCCTACGCACTCGCCTGACGAGCATTACACCACAGATTAA